TACTGCGCAAGCGGCAGCTCATAGCGGGCAAACATGGGGAAAAGATGGCAGGCCACAGCCGCCAGGAAGATCGCAGCGACGAACACTCCGGCGGCCATCAGCTGCGGGAGGAGGTCACCGGACCTGGCGAAGTAGTTCCAGTTCAGGGCGAGGGCTGCGCCGGCCAGCATCACGGGGAGCGCCAGGCCATTGCCGCGGGCAAAGTTGCGGCCGTATTCCCTGACAAAAAAGCGGATCAGCGGGGCAGCCTCACCCCGGACCCTGCGGCGCACCAGGATCTGCGCGGCCGCAGTCGCGGGGCCGACGCCAAACACTCCCAGGCCCGCAAGGGTGAAAACGATCCAGAGCAGATTCAGGCACGCAATCCACAGCAGGGTGTCGAAGAATGAATATGCTTTTGCGCTAAAACTTCCTGCCGGCACGCTTGGCCTCCGATCTCTCCATCGTTGCAGAAACGGGGGCCGCAGTGGTCCACGTCACCTAAGTAAGCGGTTTCTCGAAAATCTAGACGCTTTTGACTCGGCGGTCAAGGCGTAATTTGAATCGTTACACAATCCGCGTGGCCGGGTTAGACTGTTGGCGACAGCAGCTTGGAAAGCGCTTACCATGGGTAATAACCGAGACACCCCGGCCTACGCTGATGGCAGAGGTCCAGGGCCCTGTTTGGGCTCATGGGCCCGGCGATTTCCGGCAACAGACACCGACGTCAAGCACCCCGTCCCGGGGACAGAAGAGGAGAGCCATGGGCACCCTGTCCGAGCCCGTCCCGGAAGAACGCAAACTCCCCATAACTTCACCGGCCAGGGTGGCACTTGTTGGGGTCCATGGCTTCGGCACGCACCACCTCCGCAACCTCGAACGGCTGCAGGCCGGCTGCGCCGTCAGCCTGGTGGCGGTGGCGGACCCGAATCCCCCGGCCCCGGGCGACCTCCCCTCCGACACCGCGGTGTTCGGCAACCTCGACGACCTCCTGGCGGCAACCCCGGCACTCGACCTCGTGATCGTAGCCACGCCCATCCAGACGCACGCACCGCTGGCGCTGGCTGCCCTCCCCCACGCCGACCTCTACCTGGAAAAGCCACCGGTCGCTTCGCTGGCCGACTTCAACCGGCTGCAGGACGCCGCCGCCGAAGCCGGACGCAGCGTCCAGATCGGCTTCCAGAGCCTCGGCTCCCACGCGCTGCAGGCGATTGAGGATCTGCTCGCGGCGGGCGAAATCGGCACGCTCCTGGGGATCTCCGCCACCGGGCGCTGGGTGCGGGACCGGGCGTACTTCAAACGTTCACGCTGGGCGGGCAAGCGCAGCCTGGACGGAGTCGACGTCGTGGACGGTGTGGCCACGAATCCGCTGGCGCACGCCATCGCCACGGCCCTGAGGATCGCCGGCGCCCGGACCCTGGACGATCTCGCCTCGGTGGAAACGGACCTCTACCGCGCCAACGACATCGAATCGGACGACACCTCCGTGATCCGCGTCCGCACCGCATCCGGTCTGCCCGTCACATGCGCCCTCACGCTGTGCGCCACCGAATCCGTGGAACCGTACATCACCCTTCAGGGCAGCGAAGGCACCGTAGTGTTCCACTACACCGAAGACCGCCTCAGCGTCAGGACTGCCGACGGCGAGCGCAGCCAGGTCTTCGGCCGGGACGACCTCACCGAGAACCTGCTGGAACACCTCCGCCGGCGCCACTCGCCTGACACGCAGCCCCAGGCTGCACCCCTCATCAGCCCGCTCGCAGACAGCGGCGCGTTCATGCGCGTGCTGGAAGCCATCCGCACCGCCGAGGCTCCGGCACTGATCCCCGCGCAGTACCTCGATTGGGAAGGCGAAGGAGATTCCGCCCACGCCGTGATCACCGGCATCGAAGATGCACTGGAACGCTCGACGGCGGCGCACGCCACGTTCAGCGAGCTTGGCCTGCCCTGGGCACGGCCTGCGGCCGACGCTGCCCGGAAGCCGCGGCTCACTGTCCGGGATGCTGGCCAGCACGCTGGCGAACGCAGCGACGGCGGCCAGCACGACGGCGGCCCGGTGGCCGGTGCGCCAAGCGGCGCCACCACGGTGGCTACCTTGCAGGACGGAGCCGCCATCGCGGCAAGGCTCTCGCCGCGGCCCTACCTGCATCCGGTGCGCACGCTCGGCGGCGTCACCGTCACGGACCACCTGCCGGCGGACCACCCCTGGCACCTCGGCGTGGGCATTGCCCTGCAGGACGTGAACGGCACCAATTTCTGGGGCGGCAAGACCTACACCCGCGCCGCCGGCCGCTACGAAGAGCGGCCGGACCACGGCCGGATCGTGCAGCTCTCCGCAGCCTCGGAGCCCGGGGCACCGGACAGTGACTCCCTCCACCAGGAACTCCGCTGGCAGGCACCGGATGGCAGCGAACTCCTCCGCGAGCGCCGCAACACCCGGTCCACGTGGGTGGACGCCCGCACCTGGCGGCTGGACCTGACCACTGAACTGACCGCCGTCGTCGACGCCTCGCTTGGCGGTCCCGGCTCCAACGGGGCCGCCGGAAGCGGCTACGGTGGATTCTTCTGGCGGCTTCCGGCGTGCGCGGGAGCCGATGTGTTCACGGCCGAGAGGCAGGGTGAAGCCGAAGTCCATGGCTCCGTATCGCCTTGGCTTGCGTGGACGGCGGACTTCCCCGAGGGCCCCGCAAGCTTGGTGTTCGCGGCTCCCGCCGAGGCACCGGATCCCTGGTTCGTCCGGCAGTCCGGCTACCCCGGAGTGGGCCCAGCGCTGGCCTGGGACAGGCCTGTGAACCTTGCCGCAGGGGAAGCTGTGGCACGCGCCTTCTCGGTATGGATCTCGGACGGCAGACTGACTCCGGCTGAAGCTGCGGCATTGGCTGCAGAACGGTGACCGGCCCGCTTTCCGCGGCAGCGCTCCTCACCGACGGGCTGGAATCCTGCCTCACGGCATCACGGCGCCCGCACTTCGGCTGGCAACTGGTGGGCGGGGGAAGCGATCCCTCGGCCAGCTACCAGGGCGCGTACGAACTGCGGCTCAGCGACGCGGCCGGCACGCTGCTTTGGGATTCGGGCGTTGTGCCCTCCGGGGGCCAGCACTTCGTGGCCTCCGGTGGCCCGGACCTCGCGCCGGACACCGACTATCGCTGGTCTGTCCGGGTCCACGACACCGCGGGCCAGCCCGGGCCGTGGTCGGCAGAGCGGGGATTCAGCACCGGCCTGGACGCGCCGGCCTGGGACGCCGAGTGGATCCGCCGCAGACCCGGCGGCCGAGCCCCGCTGGAAGTTCTTGACGGTGCATTGCGCGTTGCGGGCTCACCGTTCCTGCCTCTCCCGTGCCCACCCGTCCGGCACTTCACCGTGGAGGCGCGCCTCCGGCCGGCGATGGGCTGGGCCGGCATGCTCCTGCGCTCCACGGGCGCCGGTACCGGCCTGCTGCTGGAACTGGACACCGTCGGCAATGCGGTTCTGCGGCGCGCTGCCGGGTGGGAGATTCCGGCCGCCGCGGTGCCGCCTACGGAGATCCTCGCCAGCGCCCAGCCGGAGCGTCATACCCGCCCAAACCAGGAACGGCTTCCCGGCAAGGACCCGGTCCCCGGCACCTGGCAGGATCTCAGGGTCACGGACGACGGAGAGTCCATAACGGTCTCCCTCGACGGCGTGGAGCTCTTCACCGTGGCCGAGCCCGCCCCAGCCGGATTCCGCGGAATGCTCGCCCTCCATCAGGGGCCGCGCAGCCAGGCGGAGTACGCCTCGCTCCGGGTCACGAAGGCCCATCCCGCGGATCAGCACGTCCGCCCGGACGGCACAGATGGCCAGGACGGCAAGGCGCCCGTTAGACATCGGCTCCTTGACCACCGGTTCGACGCCGGAACGGACCGGGCCCATGCGTCCCTGGATGACTGGGACCGCACAACTGCCCACCGCCAGCCTGACGAGTGGACGCTGGCGCGCACTGACGTTGAGCTTTCCGGCAAGGTGGTGCGCGCCAGGCTCTTCGCCGCCGCGAGCCACCACGCCGTATTCAGTCTTGACGGCGGGGCCTGCCTGGAGACGTCCTCCTTCGGTTATCCCGGCGAGGGATATTACGACGCCGCCGACGTCACTTCGCTGCTTCAGTCCAACCACAGGCACGTGACTCTCTCCGCCCTGGTCCACTGGTACGGACCGGGCCAGGGCCGGGCAGCGGGAGTTCCCGGGCTGTTGGCCCAGCTCCACGTCGACTACGACGACGGCCGCCGGGAAGTCTTCGGATCGGGTTCCGACTGGCAGGTGGCAGAGGGCCCCTACCGGCAGTCCGGCTACCGCAACGACGAAGGCGATCCGGTGGAACACCAGGACGCCACAGCCCCCGGGGCTCCGGGTGCCGCGGAAACAGCCATATGGGAGCAGGCGACGTCGCTCGGCAGGCACCCGATCGCGGACTTCCCTGCAGTACTCCCCCGCCGGACCTTCCTGGCCAGGACACCGGTCGCTGCGGAACGGCTGCTGACCGCTCGGGACGGCACAGTGGTGGCCGACTTCGGACGGGTGCTGCCCGCCCGGCCGGTGGTGGACTTCGCCGACGGGGAGGCCGGCCGCACCGTGATGATCCGGGCCGGCTACAGCCTCGGGCCGGACGGCCGGGTTGACCGCGGCAAGTCAGCCAGCCAGAACACGGACATGCCCTTCCCCTATACACAGGCCGCCGGCCCGCAGCGTTACCAGGCGGCCGTCCACCTGGGGTTCCGGTACCTCGAAGTGCCCGGCGTTCCGGCGGGCGAAATCGCCGCGGTGGGCGGCGTCGTCGTACATTCCGGGCATGAGCAGGAAGGCCATGGGCAGGAAGGCTCCTTCAGCAGCTCCGATCCGGTGCTTGACGCCGTGTTCGGGCTGCTGCGGGACTCCGCCCTGTACGGCGTGCAGGAGCAGTTCGTGGACACCCCCACCCGCGAAAAGGGCCAGTTCCTGGGCGACGCCGTCAATATCTCGTACGCCACCATGGCACTGTTCGGCGAACGGAACCTCACGGCGCAGGCCTTGCGGGAGTTTGCGTCGTCGGCCACCAGGTACTGGGCAGAGGGCGACGACCACGGCCGCTACAACGCGGTCTACCCCAACGGGGACGGCAAGCGCGACATCCCCGATTTCTCCCTGATGATGCCGGAATGGGTGGAGGACTACCACCGGAACAGCGGCGACACCGCGCTGGTGGAGGAACTGCTGCCGGCCCTCTGCGCCACGGCGGGCTACGTGCTCCGGCACATCCCGGCGGAGGGCCCGACGGCGGGACTCGTCACCCGCCTCGGCGGCGGCTCCGGCCCTTACCTCCACGGGATCGTGGACTGGCCGGCACCGGGGCGGTTCGGCTACGACATGGACTGCGCGGCAAAAACCACTGTCAACGCCCAGGCCGTCTCGGTCCTGGACGCGGTCTCCCGGCTCTGCAAACTGAGCGGCAAGTCCGGACCGGCCGAGGAATACCGCCGCCGGGGCCGCCGGACTGTCCGCGCGATCAACGCCCGGCTGCGCGTGGACGGCGTGATGGTCGATGGCCTGCACGCCGACGGTTCCCCAGCGGCCACGCTTCCCAGCATGCGGGCTCGTTTCCGCTGTCACTGGGATCACGCCGGCTCAATTCGTGCCCGCGGACGGCCGCCGGCTGGCAGCGATGGGGATGCGCCAGGGCCCCATGACGGTGCACCGCCTGGTGCGGGCCCTGCTCGCTGCCGGGCTGGTGGACGAGGTGCTGGACCTGCTCACCAACCCCGGCAACCGGCTGGGCGCGCCTGCTGGAACGCGGGGCGAGCTTCACCTGGGAAGCCTGGAGCTGGATGAGGGCACCGACTACAGCCAGTCGCACGCGTGGTCCACTTCGGTGGTCCGGGAAATCCTCGGACACCTGCTCGGCATCCGGGTTACCGCCGGCGGCGCGGAAGTGTCCATCGGGCCGCCGGCTGCCGGCTCGACCATGCCCGTGGAAGCGTCCCGCTTCAGCGCGGGGTGGTTTCGGCTGACTGGCACCGCGGCGCCGCGGGGATGGAACTCGGCTGCACGGTCCCCGCTGGTGTCCGTGCGGAAGTGGTGCTGCCGGCGGGCCGCTACACGGTGAAGGGCCCGACGCCGGGTGTCGCCGTCGTCGCGACGGCCGAGGCCGTCACGTTCCGGATCCACCCGGGGACCTGGCACTTTCGGCCGGAATGACGCCTCCGGCCGCAGCCATAGGTCAGTCGTTTTAGGCCAGGACTAGCTCAGCCCGCTCTTGAGCTCCTCGATCACCTTCTTCGCAGCTTCCTCCGGGCTGATCCGGCCGAAGTGCACGTCGCTCGAGAACCGGGTGATGATCTCGCCGGCCGGGCTTGAACCGGCCGGGGGCACGCCGGGGAGTCGCCCACTTCGTCCGCAATGTCGTCAATGAAGGAAGCGGTTGCCGCATCCACGGCGCTGAGCTTGGGCGTGATGGCGGCCCGGACCTCAGAATTGCCGGGGATGCCTCGGTCCGCCAGCGCGATCTCTCCGGCTTCGACGCTGTTGGCGAGGAAGTCGATGAACTCCTGGGCTTCCTTGGGGGTGCTTGGTGCGCGAGCTGGCGGACCAGAACTGGGATGCCTTGTAGTACTGCTGGCGGACTTGGCGTTGCCGTCGGTGCTCGGCGGCCGCTTGATTTCCAGCGGCTGTCCGGAGGCCTTGGTCAGGCGCCCAGCTGGTTGGACCACATCCAGCCGAGGGCAAACCTGTTGGTGGCCATGCCTGTCTGGTCCAGCGGAGCGCTTGCCTCCTCGGTGAGGACTGACGCCAGCGGGACGGACTTTGCGTCCCGGAGCTCGCCCTGGAACTCGAAGAAACCCTTGGCGTCGGCTTCATCGAATCCGAGCTTGCCGTCCGAGCTGAACAGCGATTTGCCTGCTGGCGCAGCCAGAGGTTGAAGGATGCGTCACCGGTCACCGGTCCGGAGCCGTATGTGCCGGGCTTTCCCTTGGCCGTGATGTCTGCGGCTGTCTTCTCGTAGTCCTTCCAGGTCCAGGACGTATCGTCCGGCAGGGTGACGCCGCTGGGGACACCAGCGATGGGTTCGTCAGCACCACCAGGGCGTTCATCCCGCAGTGACAGCGAACTGCCCGTCCGGCGTTTTTGCCTGCGTCGGCCGCGCTTTGTCGAACTTGGACAGGTCCACATCCTTCAGGTCCAGGAGGGCGCCGCGCTTGGAGTATTCACCGAGGTACTGCAGGTCCATCTGGATGATGTCCGGGGCCTTCTGCGAGGCCACCTGGGTGGCGAGCTTGTCCCAGTAGCCGGACCAGTCCCCGTATTCGCCTTCGATCTTGACGTTGGGTGCTTGGCCTCGTACGCGTCGATCAGCTTCTGGGTCATCTTGTGCCTGACGTCCGAGCCCCACCAGGTGAAGCGCAATGTCACCGGCCCGCCGGCGTCGGGCTGCGCGCCGCCGCCGCAGCCCGACAGGGTCAGGGCAAGCACGGCCGCAACCGCCGCGATCTTGGGAGTTCGGCATTTCAGGGCGCGCAAAATCATTCGGTGTCCTCTTGACGGCTAGGTTTAATGAAGTGAGAAAACGCTTTCTCGAATACACTAGATGTGCGCCACATCACAGTCAAGGACCCTGGATCATTCAGTGAGAAATCGCTTACTCCAGCCTGCCGGAACACCGGCAGAGGGGCGTAGCCAGTCAGGAAGCCGCGGCCCGCCGTCGTGCGTTCAGCCACAGCAGCACGCCGATGACCGCAGCGGAGAGCATTCCGAGCGCCCCTGTGACCACCAGGCCGGTGCGGACGCCGAATTCTCCGTCAGCCAGCCGGCGAGGAGCCCGCCCAGCGCGTGCCCGCCCAGCAGCAGCGGCAAGTAAAGGGCCATCACCCTGCCCCGGATTTCGGGCCCTGCCTCCATCTGGACCGCTGTTGCCGCGCTTGTCAGGAACAGCAAAGTCATCAGCCCACCACCACAGCATGGCCACGAAGAGGATCAGGTTCGGCATCAGCGCGGCCACCAGCTGCGAGAGCCCGAAGAGGCCACGGCGGCAACAATCCCCTTGCGGCCCAAGGTCCGGAGCCGTGCCGCCAGCAGCGCACCGGCGAGGGCGCCGATGGCACCGACGGTGTTGAACATCCCGAAACCGGCCACGCCGTTGTGCATACCCGTTCCGCAAAGGCGGCCAGCACCACCGGACCGTTCATGCCGAACGCACCGAGGAGGCCGGCCAGCGCAATGGTCAGCAGCAGGACGGCCTGTCCCTGACGTAGCGGAATCCCGCCAGCAGCTGGCCCCGCCCGCGTGCCGCGGGAGTGCCGGCGTGCAGCAGCGCGGGCCGGATGCCGGCGATCATCGCCATGACCAGCAGGCACAGGACGGCGTTGGACGCGAACGCCGCGGCGGAACCGGCCATGGCAATCACCATGCCGCCAACCGCGGGACCGGCCATGGCACCCAGCTGGCCAATGGCGTTGTTGAGGCCGATCGCGGGCCGAAGTCCGGCGTCGCCCACCACTTCGTTGACGAACACCTGGCGGGCAGGACTGTCGATGGCGGACGTCACCCCCAGCGCGATGCAGCTCCCGTAGACGGCCCACACCGTGATGCTTCCGCTGGCATCCCAGGCAGCGAGCCCCACGCAAGCAGCGCGATCACGCACTGGCAGACCATCATGATGCGGCGTTTGGGAAAAATGTCCACGAGGAGGCCGCTGAGCGGGCCCACTATCAGCATGGGCAGGAACTGCAGGGCCACAGCGACGCCCACGGCGGCCGGGCTGCCGGTCAGCTGCAGCACCAGCCAGTCCTGGGCAAGGCGTTGCATCCACACCCCCGTGCTGCTGGCAAACGTCATGCCCATGAACAGCCGGTAGTTGTGCTGCGTCAGCGGGTGATACCAGCGGACCGGGCCGCCGGACGTTCGGAGGGACTCTGCGGACTGGGGGCGGTCGGAAGACACGTCTGACTCAACTCGGTAGTAAGGGGGAACTGCAGAGGAATTCTTAGGCGCGGGTGGAGCGCATTTTGATCGAGGCCGCCGCGAGGATCAGCGTGCCCGGAACCACTACGAAGAGGGCCGCAAGCATCCATACGAACACGACGGCGGCAAAGAGTGCGGCCGCCAGAAGAAGGGAGCCGGTCCAGTCGCGGAGGGACAATGCCTTGGCAGCTTCCAAGGCGGCGGGCCAGGCGCTGGATCCTTTGGCTGCGGTGCCGGTTCCGGCGGCCGGAGCGGCGGAATGGCCGGAAAAATCGGACCACGCTGCCGCGGTGCGAAGGAGCAGGATCCCGGCCGCCACCGCGAGGACCAGCGTTGCGGGAAGGACCACAGCCTGGCCCGGCAGCTGCCCCACCATGGTGAGCAGCAGGTTCAGGACAATCACGACGGCGGCCGCCGCCGTCGTGATTCCCAGTTTCCAGCTGCCCGGCAGGGCGGAGCGGAAGGTGCCCCAAAGGGCACGGAGGGAGTCGTCGCGGCCGGAGAGGTGGCGCTCCAGGTGGGCGATGCCCGCGGCATAGGCGGCGGGGATGGTGACCAGCGGATGGACAGCACCAGCACCAGCACTCCGGCCAGCAGGGTCTCGGAAAACAGGGCGAAGCGGTTTACCGGGATCCGGTCGTCGCGGCCGGAGGCGGGTGTGGTGCTGTCCATGATGCTCATTTTCTGTCGCAGTCTTCCGTCGCCATTAGCCCTTGAGGCCCTGGGTGGAGACGCCTTCAACAATGTAGCGCTGGAATACCAGGAAGAAGATCAGCACCGGGAGGAGTGCCAGGACGGACATGGCGATCATGGCTCCATAATCCGAGCTCTGGGTCTGGTCCACGAAGAGGCGCAGGGCCAGCGGCAGCGGGTACTTTTCCGGGGTGTTCAGGTAGAGCAGCGGGCCCAGGAAGTCGTTCCAGCTCCAGATGAAGGAGAAGATCGACGTCGAAATCAGGGCTGGCTTCATCAGCGGCAGCATGATGGAACAG
This genomic window from Arthrobacter sp. 24S4-2 contains:
- a CDS encoding extracellular solute-binding protein; this translates as MGLGRQAQDDPEADRRVRGQAPNVKIEGEYGDWSGYWDKLATQVASQKAPDIIQMDLQYLGEYSKRGALLDLKDVDLSKFDKARPTQAKTPDGQFAVTAG
- a CDS encoding DUF6807 family protein — encoded protein: MGTLSEPVPEERKLPITSPARVALVGVHGFGTHHLRNLERLQAGCAVSLVAVADPNPPAPGDLPSDTAVFGNLDDLLAATPALDLVIVATPIQTHAPLALAALPHADLYLEKPPVASLADFNRLQDAAAEAGRSVQIGFQSLGSHALQAIEDLLAAGEIGTLLGISATGRWVRDRAYFKRSRWAGKRSLDGVDVVDGVATNPLAHAIATALRIAGARTLDDLASVETDLYRANDIESDDTSVIRVRTASGLPVTCALTLCATESVEPYITLQGSEGTVVFHYTEDRLSVRTADGERSQVFGRDDLTENLLEHLRRRHSPDTQPQAAPLISPLADSGAFMRVLEAIRTAEAPALIPAQYLDWEGEGDSAHAVITGIEDALERSTAAHATFSELGLPWARPAADAARKPRLTVRDAGQHAGERSDGGQHDGGPVAGAPSGATTVATLQDGAAIAARLSPRPYLHPVRTLGGVTVTDHLPADHPWHLGVGIALQDVNGTNFWGGKTYTRAAGRYEERPDHGRIVQLSAASEPGAPDSDSLHQELRWQAPDGSELLRERRNTRSTWVDARTWRLDLTTELTAVVDASLGGPGSNGAAGSGYGGFFWRLPACAGADVFTAERQGEAEVHGSVSPWLAWTADFPEGPASLVFAAPAEAPDPWFVRQSGYPGVGPALAWDRPVNLAAGEAVARAFSVWISDGRLTPAEAAALAAER
- a CDS encoding family 78 glycoside hydrolase catalytic domain, whose product is MTGPLSAAALLTDGLESCLTASRRPHFGWQLVGGGSDPSASYQGAYELRLSDAAGTLLWDSGVVPSGGQHFVASGGPDLAPDTDYRWSVRVHDTAGQPGPWSAERGFSTGLDAPAWDAEWIRRRPGGRAPLEVLDGALRVAGSPFLPLPCPPVRHFTVEARLRPAMGWAGMLLRSTGAGTGLLLELDTVGNAVLRRAAGWEIPAAAVPPTEILASAQPERHTRPNQERLPGKDPVPGTWQDLRVTDDGESITVSLDGVELFTVAEPAPAGFRGMLALHQGPRSQAEYASLRVTKAHPADQHVRPDGTDGQDGKAPVRHRLLDHRFDAGTDRAHASLDDWDRTTAHRQPDEWTLARTDVELSGKVVRARLFAAASHHAVFSLDGGACLETSSFGYPGEGYYDAADVTSLLQSNHRHVTLSALVHWYGPGQGRAAGVPGLLAQLHVDYDDGRREVFGSGSDWQVAEGPYRQSGYRNDEGDPVEHQDATAPGAPGAAETAIWEQATSLGRHPIADFPAVLPRRTFLARTPVAAERLLTARDGTVVADFGRVLPARPVVDFADGEAGRTVMIRAGYSLGPDGRVDRGKSASQNTDMPFPYTQAAGPQRYQAAVHLGFRYLEVPGVPAGEIAAVGGVVVHSGHEQEGHGQEGSFSSSDPVLDAVFGLLRDSALYGVQEQFVDTPTREKGQFLGDAVNISYATMALFGERNLTAQALREFASSATRYWAEGDDHGRYNAVYPNGDGKRDIPDFSLMMPEWVEDYHRNSGDTALVEELLPALCATAGYVLRHIPAEGPTAGLVTRLGGGSGPYLHGIVDWPAPGRFGYDMDCAAKTTVNAQAVSVLDAVSRLCKLSGKSGPAEEYRRRGRRTVRAINARLRVDGVMVDGLHADGSPAATLPSMRARFRCHWDHAGSIRARGRPPAGSDGDAPGPHDGAPPGAGPARCRAGGRGAGPAHQPRQPAGRACWNAGRASPGKPGAG
- a CDS encoding YesL family protein, whose protein sequence is MPAGSFSAKAYSFFDTLLWIACLNLLWIVFTLAGLGVFGVGPATAAAQILVRRRVRGEAAPLIRFFVREYGRNFARGNGLALPVMLAGAALALNWNYFARSGDLLPQLMAAGVFVAAIFLAAVACHLFPMFARYELPLAQYLLMSSRFALRHLAGTAILLFVTAAALFASQALPGLIPFFSVGAWLYVTGWLCDRFFTANDESLAGAFEASAGDAAVQGRRASASGDAAVRPHRTAATVGAPLA
- a CDS encoding alpha-L-rhamnosidase C-terminal domain-containing protein, with amino-acid sequence MVHFGGPGNPRTPARHPGYRRRRGSVHRAAGCRLDHARGSVPLQRGVVSADWHRGAAGMELGCTVPAGVRAEVVLPAGRYTVKGPTPGVAVVATAEAVTFRIHPGTWHFRPE